Proteins encoded together in one Aerosakkonema funiforme FACHB-1375 window:
- a CDS encoding RpnC/YadD family protein produces the protein MTEQRTDYDSPWKEVIEAYFPQFLEFFFPLAYDAIDWTRPYEFLDNELQQLEPDAEIGKCLVDKVAKVWLLDGEEVWVLVHVEVQGRYDIEFAKRMYTYNYRLFDRHEKRVISLAVLADDRENWRPDRYGYELAGCRVSLEFPIAKLLDYEAQWETLEQTTNPFGMVVMAHLRTKATPQNPESRLQWKLNLVRRLYDRGYSREDVVQLFRFIDWIMVLPQELASSFKQVARSYEEASRMRYVTSIERLAKEEGIVETSRENAIEILETRFGYVPSSIVEAINGIDRVSVLKRLLKIAIVIGSLAEFQKVLDEMPSAE, from the coding sequence ATGACCGAACAACGCACGGATTACGATAGTCCTTGGAAAGAAGTTATCGAAGCATATTTTCCGCAATTCTTGGAATTCTTTTTTCCTCTAGCTTATGATGCGATCGACTGGACGCGACCTTACGAATTTCTGGACAACGAACTGCAACAGCTGGAACCAGATGCAGAAATTGGCAAGTGTCTGGTGGACAAGGTGGCAAAGGTTTGGTTGCTGGATGGCGAGGAAGTTTGGGTATTAGTCCACGTAGAAGTCCAAGGACGCTATGATATCGAATTTGCCAAGCGGATGTACACTTACAATTATCGCTTGTTCGATCGCCACGAAAAACGAGTCATCAGCTTGGCAGTTTTGGCGGACGATCGGGAAAATTGGCGACCTGACCGCTACGGTTATGAGTTGGCGGGGTGTCGCGTCAGCTTGGAGTTTCCCATCGCCAAACTTTTGGACTACGAAGCGCAATGGGAAACCTTAGAACAAACTACCAATCCCTTTGGGATGGTGGTGATGGCCCATTTGCGGACAAAGGCGACACCACAAAACCCAGAGAGTCGTTTACAGTGGAAATTAAACCTAGTCAGACGGTTGTACGATCGCGGATACAGTCGCGAAGATGTTGTGCAATTGTTTCGATTTATTGACTGGATCATGGTTTTGCCACAAGAGTTGGCGTCTAGTTTTAAACAAGTAGCGAGAAGTTACGAGGAGGCTAGTAGAATGCGGTACGTCACCAGTATCGAACGGCTGGCGAAAGAAGAAGGAATTGTTGAAACTTCCAGAGAGAATGCGATCGAAATCCTGGAAACCCGATTTGGATATGTGCCAAGTTCGATAGTCGAGGCGATTAATGGCATAGATCGGGTGTCTGTGCTGAAAAGGCTGTTGAAGATTGCGATCGTAATTGGTTCTTTGGCTGAATTTCAGAAAGTGTTAGACGAGATGCCGTCTGCGGAATAA
- a CDS encoding molybdopterin-dependent oxidoreductase encodes MSEFITFQVNGQTYNETTVPGTTLLSLLRHLGWYGVHRVCETGDCGACTVWVDDKPIHSCIYPAMRIEGKSVTTIEGLAKDGQLSSMQSAFLQKQGFQCGFCTPGAIMTAEKINCKTETELRSALRGNICRCSGYQAIVESILLGNKADLIQNPKSEIQNSVGESIPKQDGIEIVTGKPVYTPDYTPAGLLHLKVLRSPHPHARIRQIRTDKAKALPGVHAIFTHEDVPRIPYTTAGHAEPQPDPLDHYLLDNKVRFVGDRVAAIVAESVAIAAKACDLIEVDYEILPHIIDPEEAMNRPDVVIHDEPESYQIPERDRNIAGKVILEKGNIEQGFATADLIVENTYNVPAVQHVHLEPHISISWLDEDSNLVIRSSTQVPFHCQTLLSKLFDFPKDKIRVFKTKIGGGFGNKQEILSEDLCAFTTLKTGRPVQWEFTRHEEFTATNSRHAMKIRLKTGIKKDGTIVAQDMTAISNTGAYGNHATTVVYLTGCFPLGLYRCANQKFIGYAVYTNTMPAGAFRGYGATQGSFVVESQLDEIAERLNIDPIELRLKNIINSEDILSLGTRGDDHFHVIGSYAIPECFEKVTQALGYIPGVQPIANGHLRRGFGFAVGMQASGLAKIHTAGVKLSLKENGKYLLKTGSIDVGTGSDTTLRQIAAQVLGVAIADIEIIAGDTKTTPYDAGSYASATTYISGQAVNLAAQRLRDRILEFAANILNFQTEELILTANTVQSSNAEISLQEIAQQESLEVELEYAADKSSMTFAVQGVEVEVDTETGHIKVLRCVQAIDIGKAINPRICESQAIGGMVMGLGYALSEELRIDAQGNTLNPRLRTYQLPTAQDIPLMQVFLVEKADPYGPFGAKGIGEICTNCTAPAIANAVAHATGVRLTQLPMTPERVWRHLVGSSL; translated from the coding sequence ATGTCAGAATTCATAACATTTCAAGTTAACGGACAAACCTATAACGAAACTACCGTACCCGGAACGACGCTTTTAAGTTTATTGCGCCATCTCGGTTGGTATGGAGTGCATCGCGTTTGCGAAACCGGAGATTGCGGCGCTTGCACTGTTTGGGTAGATGACAAACCGATTCATAGCTGCATTTATCCAGCGATGCGAATTGAAGGAAAATCTGTCACCACAATCGAAGGTTTGGCAAAAGATGGACAGTTGTCTTCCATGCAGTCAGCGTTTCTACAAAAGCAAGGTTTTCAGTGTGGTTTCTGCACTCCTGGCGCGATAATGACTGCGGAAAAAATCAACTGCAAAACCGAAACAGAATTGCGTTCTGCTTTGCGAGGAAATATCTGTCGTTGTAGTGGTTATCAAGCTATAGTTGAAAGTATTTTGCTGGGAAACAAAGCAGATTTAATCCAAAATCCGAAATCCGAAATCCAAAATTCCGTGGGTGAAAGCATTCCCAAACAAGATGGCATAGAAATTGTCACGGGAAAACCAGTTTATACACCAGATTATACCCCGGCTGGATTATTGCATTTAAAGGTATTGCGTTCTCCTCATCCGCACGCACGCATCCGCCAAATTCGCACCGACAAAGCGAAAGCACTCCCAGGAGTTCATGCTATTTTTACTCACGAAGATGTACCGAGAATTCCCTACACCACGGCGGGACACGCCGAACCGCAACCAGATCCTCTCGACCATTACTTATTAGATAATAAGGTAAGATTTGTAGGCGATCGCGTTGCTGCTATCGTTGCCGAATCTGTCGCTATTGCAGCAAAAGCTTGTGATTTGATTGAAGTTGATTATGAGATTTTACCACATATCATCGACCCAGAAGAAGCGATGAATCGACCGGATGTGGTAATTCACGATGAACCAGAATCGTATCAGATACCGGAACGCGATCGCAACATTGCCGGAAAAGTTATCCTCGAAAAAGGTAACATAGAACAAGGTTTCGCCACCGCCGATTTAATCGTCGAAAATACCTACAATGTGCCAGCAGTTCAGCACGTTCATTTAGAACCGCACATCAGCATTAGTTGGCTAGACGAAGATAGCAATTTAGTCATTCGTTCCAGCACGCAAGTACCTTTTCATTGCCAAACGTTACTATCCAAACTATTCGATTTCCCCAAAGATAAAATCAGAGTATTCAAAACTAAAATCGGCGGCGGATTTGGCAACAAACAAGAAATTTTAAGTGAAGACCTTTGTGCCTTTACCACTCTGAAAACAGGTCGTCCCGTGCAATGGGAATTCACCCGCCACGAAGAATTTACGGCTACCAATAGCCGCCACGCAATGAAAATTCGCCTGAAAACTGGAATCAAGAAAGATGGTACGATCGTAGCTCAAGATATGACCGCAATTTCCAACACTGGCGCTTACGGAAATCACGCTACCACAGTAGTTTATCTCACAGGTTGTTTCCCTCTCGGTTTGTATCGTTGCGCCAATCAAAAATTTATCGGTTATGCGGTTTATACTAACACAATGCCAGCCGGAGCATTTCGCGGTTACGGTGCAACCCAAGGCAGCTTTGTAGTAGAATCGCAATTAGATGAAATTGCCGAACGACTAAATATCGATCCAATAGAACTGCGACTCAAAAATATTATCAATTCTGAAGATATCCTCAGTTTAGGAACTAGAGGTGATGACCATTTCCATGTAATTGGCAGTTATGCTATTCCTGAATGTTTCGAGAAAGTCACGCAAGCACTTGGCTATATTCCGGGAGTGCAACCAATCGCAAACGGTCATCTGCGGCGCGGTTTTGGATTCGCAGTGGGAATGCAAGCAAGCGGTTTAGCTAAAATTCATACTGCTGGCGTCAAACTATCTTTAAAAGAGAATGGAAAATATTTGCTCAAAACTGGCTCGATCGATGTCGGTACGGGTTCCGATACTACATTAAGACAAATTGCCGCGCAAGTGCTAGGGGTTGCCATTGCCGATATAGAAATCATCGCGGGAGATACCAAAACCACACCTTACGATGCGGGTTCTTATGCTTCCGCAACTACTTATATTTCCGGTCAAGCTGTAAATTTAGCTGCTCAAAGATTACGCGATCGCATCTTAGAATTTGCTGCTAATATTTTGAATTTTCAAACAGAAGAATTAATTCTAACCGCTAACACAGTGCAATCCTCAAACGCAGAAATTTCTCTGCAAGAAATAGCCCAACAGGAATCTTTAGAAGTAGAATTAGAATATGCGGCTGATAAATCTTCTATGACCTTCGCCGTGCAAGGTGTGGAAGTAGAAGTAGATACGGAAACAGGACATATTAAAGTTCTGCGTTGCGTACAAGCGATCGATATCGGCAAAGCAATCAATCCCAGAATTTGTGAAAGTCAAGCTATCGGTGGTATGGTGATGGGATTGGGTTATGCTTTATCGGAAGAATTACGAATTGACGCACAAGGAAACACGCTTAATCCCAGATTGAGAACCTATCAACTTCCCACAGCACAAGACATACCGCTAATGCAAGTTTTCTTAGTAGAAAAAGCCGACCCTTACGGCCCATTTGGTGCAAAAGGAATAGGCGAAATTTGTACTAATTGTACTGCACCTGCGATCGCCAATGCCGTTGCTCATGCTACTGGTGTTAGATTAACCCAATTACCGATGACACCCGAAAGAGTTTGGAGGCATTTGGTAGGTAGTAGTTTGTAA
- a CDS encoding FAD binding domain-containing protein, whose protein sequence is MDLHYIETYLRPKDLQAVTNWQPGWAWLAGGTWLFSEPQLHLKTLVDLEQLNWREIEVTPEGLAIGATCKMEKLLHFSYPETWTGIKALQSAVNHLASFKVTNVATVGGNICLALPVSNFAPVMVALGASYEIFDRTYQPYQISALEFQTGAQKTVLQPGEVLRKIWIPQSNLEWLVNFKRIGVTATAYALSIVATAYHPKTSQVRFGLGACIWSPRLIEFSHIPTSGEIAEALLSQIPPSEFIEDDKASAAYRQHLTQILMQRSLAEILCQNS, encoded by the coding sequence ATGGATCTGCATTACATCGAAACCTACTTACGTCCTAAAGATTTACAAGCAGTCACCAACTGGCAACCTGGATGGGCTTGGCTGGCTGGTGGGACGTGGCTTTTCTCCGAACCGCAACTGCATCTCAAAACCTTGGTAGATTTAGAGCAATTAAACTGGCGAGAAATTGAAGTCACCCCAGAAGGTTTGGCAATTGGCGCTACCTGCAAAATGGAAAAATTATTGCATTTTTCCTACCCGGAAACTTGGACGGGAATAAAAGCATTGCAAAGCGCAGTTAACCATTTGGCATCTTTTAAAGTAACGAACGTGGCGACGGTAGGAGGCAATATTTGTCTGGCTTTACCTGTCAGTAATTTTGCCCCAGTGATGGTAGCATTGGGAGCAAGTTATGAAATATTCGATCGCACTTACCAACCTTATCAAATTTCCGCTTTAGAATTCCAAACTGGCGCACAAAAAACAGTCCTACAACCAGGAGAAGTTTTGCGAAAAATTTGGATTCCTCAATCTAATTTAGAATGGCTGGTTAACTTTAAACGCATCGGCGTTACTGCGACTGCTTATGCGCTTTCAATTGTCGCAACAGCCTATCACCCAAAAACATCCCAAGTGCGATTTGGCTTGGGTGCTTGCATTTGGTCACCACGGCTGATAGAGTTTTCCCATATCCCCACATCTGGAGAAATTGCCGAAGCTTTGTTATCTCAAATTCCCCCGTCAGAATTTATCGAAGATGACAAAGCTAGTGCAGCTTATCGCCAACACTTAACTCAAATTTTAATGCAGCGATCGCTCGCCGAAATACTATGTCAGAATTCATAA
- a CDS encoding DUF3370 domain-containing protein, with protein sequence MFFFLPSLPVAQIPEPAIVDRRFVTQTSEIRPLPGQLDRVLVFNSNSPEVVQTEGILLSTFPTDGKAFPQAHLNKPLVGRFDLFSHHIARSSADRRSMYQGLLVYNPNSEPVTIEVLQAVSYANNPDAPFIDLPTIVEDPIGSVFSGPGSRVMGEILRGKNQPNFPSKLIIPPQQTQMLFSLPILRSSGRTVFMRLQSSAPVYMANLAMYAIPNPIEISLEDINVFDTENYLFPPPTYREPTLEEWQNLLISGRLAEPRDRPPIDPEKQDSEDLEKVFGRVAGVSIGSEWNTRITDRQGEKNLTIPTPGNAFSYPISTVNYITLGTRQVQSAQMAVGYPDTALAAHGNYAVRYHLTLPLFNNSNTAKTVILSMQTPFKQENSRDRLFFVEPPQGQVFFRGTVRVNYIDDAGINQDKFYHLVQRQGQLGEPLVTLNIPPNQVRQVTVDFLYPPDATPPQVVTVKTLP encoded by the coding sequence ATGTTCTTCTTTTTACCATCTCTCCCAGTAGCTCAAATTCCCGAACCAGCAATTGTCGATCGCCGTTTCGTTACCCAAACCAGCGAAATTCGTCCTCTACCGGGACAACTCGATCGGGTTTTGGTTTTCAACAGCAATAGCCCGGAAGTAGTACAGACAGAGGGAATTTTGCTTTCCACTTTTCCTACTGATGGCAAAGCATTCCCCCAAGCACACCTGAACAAACCTTTGGTGGGGCGCTTCGATTTATTTTCCCATCACATTGCGCGATCGTCCGCAGACCGACGTTCCATGTATCAAGGTTTACTCGTTTACAATCCGAACTCGGAACCCGTGACGATCGAAGTTCTGCAAGCTGTCAGTTATGCTAACAACCCAGATGCGCCATTTATCGATTTACCAACAATCGTAGAAGATCCCATTGGCAGCGTATTTTCTGGGCCAGGATCGCGGGTCATGGGAGAGATTTTGCGCGGCAAAAACCAGCCAAATTTTCCTTCCAAGCTGATAATTCCACCGCAACAAACCCAGATGCTATTTAGTTTACCCATTCTGCGATCGAGCGGTCGCACCGTCTTCATGCGCTTGCAAAGTAGCGCCCCAGTTTATATGGCAAATTTAGCCATGTATGCGATTCCCAATCCAATCGAAATTAGTCTGGAAGATATAAACGTATTCGATACCGAAAATTATTTATTTCCACCTCCAACTTATCGGGAACCAACCCTAGAAGAATGGCAAAACCTGTTAATTTCCGGCAGATTGGCAGAACCGCGCGATCGACCGCCCATCGATCCAGAAAAACAAGATAGTGAAGATTTAGAAAAAGTTTTTGGGAGAGTAGCGGGAGTTTCGATCGGTTCCGAATGGAATACTCGCATTACCGATCGACAAGGAGAAAAAAATCTCACCATTCCCACACCGGGAAATGCTTTTTCTTATCCCATCAGTACCGTTAATTATATTACTCTTGGCACCAGGCAAGTACAAAGCGCACAAATGGCGGTAGGCTATCCAGATACAGCTTTAGCCGCGCATGGAAATTACGCGGTGCGCTATCACCTCACCCTACCTTTGTTTAACAATAGCAATACTGCCAAAACAGTTATTTTATCGATGCAAACACCTTTCAAACAAGAAAACAGTCGCGATCGCCTTTTCTTCGTCGAACCACCCCAAGGACAAGTTTTCTTTCGCGGTACAGTGCGGGTTAATTACATTGACGATGCGGGAATAAACCAAGATAAATTCTATCATTTAGTGCAGCGTCAAGGTCAGCTAGGAGAACCTTTAGTTACTTTAAACATACCCCCCAACCAAGTTCGCCAAGTAACTGTTGATTTTCTCTATCCTCCCGACGCTACGCCACCGCAGGTAGTCACGGTGAAAACTTTGCCATAA